The following proteins are encoded in a genomic region of Sorangiineae bacterium MSr12523:
- a CDS encoding amidase: MPRRLPPAPRLSGAFLRAAARAARTKTGSVAVYHALRADLKIGELEELPAEARGGPPLHNRVVAARPPRAAEDARLPLPAPPWSGTSASYVAHYTQGTLTPEDVVVRCLAAARELAGRMPTVGPLHEEMPKKAALGEASESRARYAAKAPRGSFDGVPFAVKEQTAVRGFARQVGTIFIDPMPMKEDGTCVAELRRAGALVLGTTPMTELGMSPSGQNKHRRLPKNPHDPRHIAGGSSTGSGVAVATGLVPFALGADGGGSIRIPSAINGVFGIKPTWGRVSRAGDYAVDSTVAHVGPIASSTADLARVLEAISGPDPLDPETLFAAPAKPAAGEFLAALGRGVRGLVIGVDEEEWADASPSVQRAGQDALRALEREGATLQRVRIGLARQAPLIGYMAIGLETRGALQVDWKRHAGDMGYDLQIAMAALGEAKATDHVDAQRLRSGLRREVAGVFQRVDLLALPTTVDTATAASEDEMASGFLDARVLAGLVRFNFLANLTGLPALSAPVGLDARLLPIGLQLVGDAWDEATVLAASAHLERLGAAKVERPAVSVRILP, encoded by the coding sequence ATGCCCCGACGACTTCCCCCTGCCCCGCGCCTCTCTGGAGCCTTTCTTCGAGCTGCAGCACGCGCCGCGCGCACCAAGACGGGAAGCGTTGCCGTCTACCATGCGCTGCGTGCCGACTTGAAGATCGGCGAGCTCGAAGAGCTACCTGCAGAAGCGCGGGGCGGTCCTCCATTGCACAACCGCGTCGTTGCGGCGCGGCCGCCTCGCGCCGCCGAGGATGCGCGACTCCCCTTGCCCGCGCCCCCATGGTCGGGCACGAGCGCCAGTTATGTTGCACATTACACGCAAGGCACGCTGACGCCGGAAGACGTGGTCGTGCGCTGCCTGGCCGCGGCGCGCGAGCTCGCCGGGCGCATGCCCACCGTGGGGCCGCTGCACGAGGAGATGCCCAAAAAAGCGGCCCTCGGTGAGGCCAGCGAGAGCCGTGCGCGCTATGCGGCAAAGGCGCCCCGCGGCAGCTTCGACGGCGTGCCGTTCGCCGTGAAAGAGCAGACCGCCGTGCGCGGGTTCGCGCGGCAGGTGGGCACGATCTTCATCGACCCGATGCCGATGAAAGAAGACGGCACGTGCGTCGCGGAGCTTCGTCGCGCGGGCGCGCTCGTTCTCGGTACGACGCCCATGACCGAGTTGGGCATGTCGCCGTCGGGGCAGAACAAACATCGTCGGCTGCCGAAGAATCCGCACGACCCACGGCACATCGCCGGCGGCTCCAGCACGGGCTCCGGCGTCGCCGTAGCCACCGGCCTCGTGCCCTTTGCATTGGGCGCCGATGGGGGCGGCTCGATCCGCATTCCGTCGGCCATCAACGGCGTCTTCGGCATCAAACCGACATGGGGGCGCGTCAGCCGGGCCGGCGACTACGCCGTCGACAGCACCGTCGCGCACGTGGGACCGATCGCGTCGTCCACGGCGGATTTGGCGCGCGTGCTCGAGGCCATCTCCGGCCCCGATCCGCTCGACCCGGAGACGCTGTTCGCGGCGCCTGCGAAGCCTGCCGCCGGCGAGTTCCTCGCGGCGCTAGGCCGTGGTGTGCGCGGGCTCGTGATTGGCGTGGACGAAGAGGAATGGGCCGACGCCTCCCCCAGCGTGCAGCGCGCGGGGCAAGATGCGCTGCGCGCACTCGAGCGCGAAGGTGCAACATTGCAGCGCGTGCGCATTGGTCTGGCGCGGCAAGCGCCACTCATCGGATACATGGCCATCGGCCTGGAGACGCGTGGCGCGCTGCAGGTCGACTGGAAGCGACACGCCGGCGACATGGGCTACGATCTGCAAATAGCCATGGCGGCCCTCGGCGAGGCGAAAGCCACCGATCACGTCGACGCGCAGCGGCTACGCAGCGGATTGCGACGCGAGGTGGCGGGCGTCTTCCAACGCGTCGATCTGTTGGCGCTGCCAACCACGGTCGACACCGCAACCGCGGCCTCCGAAGACGAAATGGCGTCGGGTTTCCTCGATGCGCGCGTGCTGGCAGGGCTCGTTCGGTTCAACTTTCTGGCGAACCTCACGGGCCTGCCTGCCCTCTCCGCACCCGTCGGGCTCGATGCGCGGCTTCTTCCCATCGGTCTTCAGCTCGTCGGAGATGCGTGGGACGAAGCAACCGTGTTGGCTGCATCCGCGCACCTGGAGCGCCTGGGTGCGGCGAAGGTCGAGCGACCGGCCGTGTCCGTGCGGATTCTGCCGTAG
- a CDS encoding methyltransferase domain-containing protein — protein MWNPNQYERFKAERDLPFFDLMGMLRRDPRPARSMRVLDLGCGTGELTSVLHRDLGAAETLGIDSSAEMLARAPNVPGLRFEKANIETFAPSAPFDLVWSNAALQWVQDHTSLFARLTKFVAPGGQIAVQMPANFDYPTHVIAAKVAAEAPFAEGAATPYRRDFPLLTPEGYAKLLYDLGYTKQCVRLQVYAHLLPSREDVVEWVKGSLLTDYQSRLSPELYELFLARYKERLLPELADTRPFFYPFKRLLIWGSR, from the coding sequence ATGTGGAATCCGAACCAGTACGAGCGCTTCAAGGCGGAGCGCGATCTTCCGTTCTTCGATTTGATGGGCATGCTTCGGCGGGATCCGCGACCGGCGCGATCAATGCGAGTGTTGGATCTCGGTTGCGGCACCGGCGAGCTGACGAGCGTTCTGCATCGCGATCTCGGCGCGGCCGAGACGCTGGGCATCGATTCGTCGGCCGAGATGCTGGCGCGCGCGCCGAATGTCCCGGGGCTGCGCTTCGAGAAGGCCAACATCGAGACCTTCGCGCCGAGTGCGCCGTTCGACCTCGTGTGGTCCAACGCGGCGCTGCAATGGGTGCAGGATCACACGTCGTTGTTTGCGCGGCTGACGAAGTTCGTGGCGCCGGGTGGACAGATTGCCGTGCAGATGCCCGCCAATTTCGATTACCCGACCCACGTGATCGCGGCGAAAGTGGCCGCGGAGGCGCCCTTCGCCGAAGGTGCCGCCACGCCATACCGCAGGGATTTTCCGCTGCTCACGCCGGAGGGCTACGCCAAGCTGCTGTACGACTTGGGCTACACGAAGCAGTGCGTGCGCTTGCAGGTGTATGCGCATTTGCTGCCCTCCCGCGAGGATGTCGTCGAGTGGGTCAAGGGTTCGCTGCTGACGGACTACCAGTCGCGCCTTTCGCCGGAGCTGTACGAGCTCTTTTTGGCGCGGTACAAGGAGCGCCTCTTGCCCGAGCTCGCCGACACGCGGCCGTTCTTTTATCCGTTCAAGCGGCTTCTCATCTGGGGAAGCCGTTGA
- a CDS encoding MerR family transcriptional regulator: protein MRLPMLHPPPDPPDRDGEGASDGELKQVGDLAREAGKTVRAIHLYEELGLLTPVARSKGRYRLYGADALVRIRWIGRLQEMGFSLTDIQTIVREWEELHSAPRAMIRMKETYKRKLAETREHIHRLRALEHELEASLVYLDTCEVCDPDRMLSACKACDLHTCGEHVPELIAGFRAS from the coding sequence GTGCGCCTTCCTATGCTGCATCCGCCGCCCGATCCGCCCGATCGCGACGGCGAGGGTGCGTCGGACGGTGAGCTCAAGCAAGTAGGCGATCTCGCCCGCGAGGCCGGCAAGACGGTCCGCGCCATTCACCTCTATGAGGAGCTAGGTCTCCTCACCCCGGTGGCCCGCTCGAAGGGCCGCTACCGCCTCTATGGAGCCGACGCGCTCGTGCGCATTCGCTGGATCGGCCGGCTTCAGGAAATGGGATTTAGCCTTACCGACATTCAAACCATCGTGCGCGAGTGGGAAGAGCTGCATTCCGCCCCGCGGGCGATGATTCGGATGAAGGAAACCTACAAGCGCAAGCTGGCCGAAACGCGCGAGCACATTCATCGGCTCCGGGCCCTCGAGCACGAGCTCGAGGCGAGCCTCGTTTACCTCGACACGTGCGAGGTCTGCGATCCCGACCGCATGCTCTCCGCCTGTAAGGCCTGTGATCTTCATACCTGCGGCGAGCACGTTCCCGAGCTCATTGCAGGGTTCCGAGCAAGCTGA
- a CDS encoding efflux RND transporter periplasmic adaptor subunit, whose translation MSRLRIGLLWVCAFACAGLLGACHKKKVEDVPEVKPETDVELGPAALQAAALTSGKPHLVERRASVAVAGVLEFVPNRVARVGPIIEGRVVAIRVDPGQHVAPGTVLATVESVEIGKARSDFLSSQVKMQYAERERLRQYRLADAGVTTGQNVINAETDRELANLEIRAAAERLHAVGVRLEDLTQADAGAGSGRPSTAMTLRTPLGGLVLDVNARVGQAVSSTDTLFVVGEIDKVWLIVDVYERDLAKVHVGDEAKATVIAYPDRVFSGKVDYVGGIVDPVRRAVPARIVLDNPDGALRPGMSASAHIFGVVPGAADAGTQMVLVVPKGAIQMIDGQEFVFVEKGGGKFNLRPIERGADIGRDVEVRRGLKQDETIVTDGTFVLKSEALREQMGKND comes from the coding sequence ATGTCCCGGCTTCGTATCGGTCTCTTGTGGGTTTGCGCGTTCGCGTGCGCGGGCCTTCTTGGCGCCTGCCACAAGAAAAAGGTCGAGGACGTGCCGGAGGTGAAGCCGGAAACCGATGTCGAGCTCGGTCCAGCGGCCCTGCAGGCGGCGGCGCTCACCAGCGGAAAGCCCCATCTCGTGGAGCGGCGTGCCAGCGTGGCCGTCGCCGGCGTTCTCGAGTTCGTCCCCAACCGCGTGGCGCGCGTGGGACCCATCATCGAGGGCCGCGTCGTGGCCATCCGGGTCGACCCGGGCCAGCACGTGGCCCCGGGCACGGTGCTCGCCACCGTGGAGAGCGTGGAGATCGGCAAGGCGCGGTCCGATTTTCTATCGTCGCAGGTGAAAATGCAGTACGCCGAGCGCGAGCGTTTGCGGCAGTACCGCCTCGCCGACGCCGGCGTCACCACGGGCCAAAACGTGATCAACGCCGAGACGGATCGGGAGCTCGCGAACCTGGAAATCCGCGCGGCGGCGGAGCGGCTGCACGCGGTAGGGGTGCGCCTGGAGGACCTCACCCAGGCCGATGCGGGCGCCGGCTCGGGACGCCCCTCGACGGCGATGACGTTGCGCACGCCGCTGGGCGGGCTCGTGCTGGACGTGAACGCACGCGTGGGCCAGGCGGTGAGCTCGACGGACACGCTGTTCGTGGTCGGCGAGATCGACAAGGTGTGGCTCATCGTCGACGTGTACGAGCGCGATTTGGCCAAGGTGCACGTGGGCGACGAGGCCAAGGCCACGGTCATCGCCTACCCGGACCGGGTGTTCTCGGGAAAGGTCGACTACGTCGGCGGCATCGTCGATCCGGTGCGGCGAGCGGTTCCGGCGCGCATCGTGCTGGACAACCCCGACGGTGCGCTGCGTCCGGGCATGAGCGCGTCGGCGCACATTTTCGGCGTGGTGCCGGGGGCGGCGGATGCCGGAACGCAGATGGTGCTCGTGGTGCCGAAGGGTGCCATTCAGATGATCGACGGGCAGGAGTTCGTGTTCGTCGAAAAAGGCGGCGGCAAGTTCAACCTGCGCCCCATCGAACGAGGCGCGGACATCGGCCGCGACGTCGAGGTCCGTCGGGGATTGAAGCAGGACGAAACCATCGTGACCGACGGGACCTTCGTGCTGAAGAGCGAAGCCCTGCGCGAGCAGATGGGAAAGAACGACTGA
- a CDS encoding CusA/CzcA family heavy metal efflux RND transporter, which yields MIDRLIELSVRNRVLIILLSFVFVLLGAFASTRVPIDAVPDVTNVQVQVLTQAPALGPLDVETYVTFPVEMTMAGTPGLTQVRSNSRAGISVVTLVFDDDTNLLEARQLVAERIPKARDAIPAGYGEPEIGPMSSGLGEVLHFEVGGKGRSLMELRTILDWQIAPRLRLVPGVVEVNTFGGEAKTLEAELDPQRLAAARVGVTQVVEAIERNHLAVGGAYMVDGRENITLRGEGRVTTVEDFGNVVIETRGDRTPLYLKDLGQVHYAPRVRYGAVTRDGRGEIVVGVALMRRGANSGEVVDDTKRELAEIQKSLPEGVTIDTYYDRTELVHKTIHTVSKNLLEASVLVIVVLFVTLANWRAGTVVALSIPLALVGVFIGMWLGGVSGNLLSLGAIDFGLVVDGAVIIIENAQRHLAEKRAELGRTLTDAERQETVVAAAREVRGATAFGEAIIALVYVPILALSSVEGRMFRPMALTVLFALAAAFVLSLTLVPALASMLLSRDATDHPSPLVRAASRIYEPILNKVLVWPKVTAAIAVAAFAGSLVVGSQLGREFLPKLDEGTLVIPSIRLPSVSLEASVAQTTQVEKLLKESFPEVTSVICRTGRAEIAIDPMGINMTDIYVMLKPRDEWTTAHDRESFIAAVDEKLSNNIPGIGLSYSQPIEMNTNDLLAGIDSDVAVQIYGRDLAQLKQLGDQAVQVLRAIPGAKDVRAEMVAGLNALTVHIDRPAIARQGLDAKEVLDTVQALGGIEVGEIAAGAERYPIQVRLSPDARKSAESISALPIRTENGALLPLGQLADVKVAPGASEISRERLSRRISVQANVRGRDLASFVETAKVALERDVKMPAGYFLAWAGEYERLQSATARLLVVVPVALLLIVVLLVATFGKVKQALLIFSNVPMSVSGGVLALALRGMPFSISAGVGFIALFGVAVLNGLVLVSSIEKLRARGMPLAESVRLGAEGRLRPVLTTALVASLGFLPMALAEGAGAEVQRPLATVVIGGIASATLLTLLVLPAIYEIVVGKELELPAPAEEEDSQGGGETGRFLVSNSPSKPMDT from the coding sequence GTGATTGACCGATTGATCGAGCTCTCCGTTCGCAATCGGGTCCTGATCATTCTTCTATCCTTCGTCTTCGTGCTGCTCGGCGCATTCGCCTCGACGCGGGTGCCCATCGATGCGGTGCCCGACGTGACCAACGTGCAGGTCCAGGTGCTGACGCAGGCGCCTGCCCTCGGGCCGCTCGACGTGGAGACGTACGTCACGTTTCCCGTGGAAATGACCATGGCCGGCACCCCGGGGCTCACGCAGGTGCGCAGCAATTCGCGCGCAGGCATCTCGGTGGTGACGCTCGTGTTCGACGACGATACGAACCTGCTCGAGGCGCGCCAGCTCGTGGCCGAGCGCATCCCCAAGGCGCGCGACGCCATCCCAGCGGGCTACGGCGAGCCCGAAATCGGGCCCATGTCGAGCGGGCTCGGGGAGGTGCTGCACTTCGAGGTGGGCGGCAAGGGGCGCTCCTTGATGGAGCTGCGCACCATTTTGGATTGGCAGATTGCCCCGCGGCTTCGGCTCGTGCCCGGCGTGGTCGAGGTGAACACCTTCGGCGGCGAGGCGAAAACGCTGGAGGCGGAGCTCGATCCGCAGCGGCTTGCGGCGGCGCGCGTGGGGGTGACACAGGTCGTCGAGGCCATCGAGCGCAACCACTTGGCGGTGGGCGGCGCCTACATGGTCGATGGCCGCGAGAACATCACGTTGCGGGGCGAAGGCCGCGTGACCACGGTGGAGGACTTCGGCAACGTCGTCATCGAGACGCGCGGAGATCGGACGCCGCTCTATCTGAAGGACCTCGGGCAGGTGCACTATGCGCCCCGCGTGCGCTATGGCGCGGTCACCCGTGATGGGCGCGGTGAAATCGTCGTGGGCGTGGCGCTCATGCGACGCGGGGCCAATTCGGGCGAGGTCGTCGACGACACGAAACGGGAGCTCGCGGAGATTCAGAAATCGCTGCCCGAGGGCGTGACGATCGACACGTACTACGACCGCACGGAGCTCGTTCACAAGACGATCCACACGGTGTCGAAGAACCTGCTCGAGGCGAGCGTCCTGGTCATCGTGGTGCTCTTCGTCACCTTGGCCAACTGGCGCGCGGGCACGGTGGTGGCGCTTTCCATTCCGCTGGCCTTGGTCGGGGTGTTCATCGGCATGTGGCTCGGCGGGGTGTCGGGCAACCTGCTCAGCCTTGGGGCCATCGACTTCGGTCTCGTCGTCGACGGCGCGGTCATCATCATCGAGAATGCGCAGCGGCACCTGGCCGAAAAGCGCGCGGAGCTAGGGCGCACGCTCACCGATGCCGAACGGCAAGAAACGGTGGTGGCGGCGGCGCGCGAGGTTCGGGGGGCCACGGCATTCGGCGAAGCGATCATCGCGCTGGTGTACGTGCCCATTCTGGCGCTTTCCAGCGTCGAGGGGCGCATGTTCCGCCCGATGGCCCTGACCGTGCTTTTCGCACTGGCCGCGGCCTTCGTGTTGTCGCTGACGTTGGTCCCTGCCCTCGCCTCGATGCTTCTCTCGCGCGATGCCACGGACCATCCGAGCCCGCTGGTGCGGGCGGCATCGCGCATCTACGAGCCGATTCTGAACAAGGTGCTGGTCTGGCCGAAGGTGACGGCGGCCATCGCGGTGGCGGCGTTCGCGGGGAGCCTCGTCGTGGGCAGCCAGCTCGGGCGCGAGTTCCTGCCGAAGCTCGACGAAGGGACCTTGGTCATCCCGAGCATCCGCCTACCCTCGGTGTCGCTCGAGGCCTCCGTGGCGCAGACCACGCAGGTGGAGAAGCTGCTCAAGGAGTCGTTCCCCGAGGTGACCAGCGTCATCTGCCGCACGGGCCGCGCGGAGATTGCCATCGATCCGATGGGCATCAACATGACGGACATCTACGTCATGCTCAAACCGCGTGACGAATGGACCACGGCGCACGATCGAGAATCGTTCATCGCTGCCGTCGACGAGAAGCTGTCGAACAACATTCCCGGCATCGGGCTTTCGTATTCGCAGCCCATCGAGATGAACACGAACGATCTTCTCGCGGGCATCGACTCCGATGTCGCGGTGCAGATCTACGGCCGCGATCTCGCACAATTGAAGCAACTGGGCGACCAGGCGGTGCAGGTGCTGCGCGCCATTCCCGGGGCCAAGGACGTGCGCGCGGAGATGGTCGCGGGCTTGAACGCGCTCACGGTGCACATCGATCGGCCGGCCATCGCGCGGCAGGGGCTCGATGCGAAGGAGGTCCTGGACACGGTGCAAGCCTTGGGCGGCATCGAGGTCGGCGAGATTGCCGCCGGTGCGGAGCGTTACCCCATCCAGGTTCGCCTCTCGCCCGACGCGCGCAAAAGCGCAGAAAGCATTTCCGCGCTGCCGATCCGCACCGAAAATGGTGCGCTGTTGCCCCTGGGGCAGCTCGCGGACGTGAAGGTCGCGCCCGGCGCGTCGGAGATCAGCCGCGAGCGGCTGTCGCGGCGCATTTCCGTGCAGGCCAACGTGCGCGGGCGCGATCTGGCGTCGTTCGTCGAGACCGCGAAGGTGGCCCTGGAGCGCGATGTGAAGATGCCCGCGGGCTACTTCCTGGCATGGGCCGGCGAGTACGAGCGGCTGCAGAGCGCCACGGCGCGGCTTCTCGTCGTGGTGCCGGTGGCGCTGCTGCTCATCGTCGTTCTGCTGGTGGCGACCTTCGGCAAGGTGAAACAGGCGCTGCTCATCTTTTCCAACGTCCCCATGTCGGTGAGCGGCGGCGTGCTGGCCCTGGCCTTGCGCGGGATGCCCTTCAGCATTTCCGCGGGGGTCGGTTTCATTGCTTTGTTCGGCGTGGCGGTGCTGAACGGCCTGGTGCTCGTTTCGAGCATCGAGAAGCTGCGCGCCCGAGGCATGCCGCTGGCCGAGTCAGTGCGGCTCGGAGCAGAAGG
- a CDS encoding Spy/CpxP family protein refolding chaperone, translating into MHEYAGWHGRRGRGRDREDGPPGPPAWGGWHAGGWHGPWGHHHEDGGGFGVRRPLRFLAHKLDLSEPQVTELANILNDLKTERAQAEVDDRRTMAAFADAVAGNSFDEARAKEGADLRTNSAEKLREAVTKALGRIHALLDDEQRKRFAYLIRTGVLAL; encoded by the coding sequence GTGCACGAGTACGCTGGCTGGCACGGACGGCGCGGGCGCGGACGTGATCGCGAAGACGGCCCCCCGGGCCCCCCGGCATGGGGCGGCTGGCACGCAGGTGGGTGGCACGGGCCGTGGGGCCATCATCACGAAGATGGCGGCGGTTTCGGCGTGCGAAGACCGTTGCGGTTTCTTGCGCACAAGCTCGATTTGAGCGAGCCCCAAGTCACCGAGCTGGCGAACATCTTGAACGATCTGAAAACGGAGCGGGCCCAAGCCGAAGTCGACGATCGCCGCACCATGGCCGCATTTGCCGATGCCGTGGCCGGCAATTCCTTCGACGAAGCGCGCGCGAAAGAAGGCGCCGATCTGCGCACGAACAGCGCAGAAAAGCTGCGCGAAGCGGTCACCAAGGCCCTCGGCCGCATCCACGCCCTGCTCGATGACGAACAGCGAAAGCGCTTCGCGTACTTGATTCGAACGGGCGTGCTCGCGCTCTAA
- the cyaY gene encoding iron donor protein CyaY: MSLLEEPHYQQLADSAFRRIEDAFQDVDPEEADCERAGDVVTILFRNGTRCIVNTQRPTRQIWLAANARAWHFSYEEATSRWLDDKGTGAELFATLGHIVKETAGVDVTF, encoded by the coding sequence ATGTCCCTGCTCGAAGAGCCGCATTACCAACAGCTGGCCGATTCCGCTTTCCGCCGCATCGAAGATGCTTTCCAAGACGTCGATCCGGAAGAAGCCGATTGCGAGCGCGCGGGCGACGTCGTCACCATCTTGTTCCGCAACGGCACGCGCTGCATCGTCAACACGCAACGCCCCACCCGCCAAATCTGGCTCGCCGCCAACGCACGCGCCTGGCACTTCTCGTATGAAGAAGCCACCTCCCGCTGGCTCGACGACAAGGGAACGGGCGCCGAACTGTTTGCGACGCTCGGGCACATCGTGAAAGAGACAGCGGGCGTCGATGTGACGTTCTGA
- a CDS encoding alpha/beta hydrolase — translation MKALRFKHPWIVQESILRALAVDTAAHALAYLRFSMPDASPERFGVRVLRDIVYGPTRRREHRLDVYVPTRAMKPLPVILYVHGGGFATLSKETHYVMAMAFARRGYLVFNVNYRLGHKHPYPEPLEDVSEALLWVHRYAAEYGGDPDRIALAGESAGGNLVTALGIASAARLPETFARRIFDANIPLRAVVATYPILDLTEIEAMMARERLPLYIQRLLFDVGAAYLGPGAFDGSCEAVPLASPLLLLERGLVTLRRELAPFFLSVGTRDILLSHSKRMKAVLDRLGVKNELFIAPGEVHGFDAMVWRPAARQKWASLHSFLAPHMAA, via the coding sequence ATGAAAGCCCTCCGTTTCAAGCATCCGTGGATCGTCCAGGAGAGCATTCTGCGCGCGCTGGCCGTCGACACGGCGGCCCATGCGCTCGCGTACCTGCGCTTCTCCATGCCGGACGCATCGCCGGAGCGCTTCGGCGTCCGCGTGCTGCGCGACATCGTCTACGGTCCCACGCGAAGGCGCGAACACCGGCTCGACGTCTACGTGCCCACGCGGGCCATGAAGCCGCTGCCCGTCATCCTTTACGTGCACGGCGGCGGCTTCGCGACCTTGTCCAAAGAGACCCATTACGTGATGGCCATGGCCTTCGCGCGCCGGGGCTATCTGGTCTTCAATGTCAATTATCGATTGGGGCACAAGCATCCGTACCCCGAGCCGCTCGAAGATGTTTCCGAAGCGTTGCTCTGGGTTCATCGTTACGCCGCCGAATACGGGGGCGATCCCGATCGCATCGCGCTGGCCGGTGAGTCGGCAGGTGGCAATTTGGTGACCGCCCTGGGCATCGCCTCCGCAGCGCGCCTGCCCGAGACGTTCGCGCGCCGTATCTTCGATGCGAACATCCCGCTGCGGGCCGTGGTGGCGACTTACCCCATCCTCGACTTGACCGAGATCGAGGCCATGATGGCCCGTGAGCGCTTACCTCTTTACATCCAGCGCCTGCTGTTCGATGTCGGTGCTGCCTACCTCGGCCCAGGGGCCTTCGATGGCTCTTGCGAAGCGGTACCGCTCGCAAGCCCGCTCCTGCTGCTCGAACGGGGCTTGGTGACCCTGAGGCGAGAGCTGGCGCCATTTTTCCTCTCGGTGGGCACTCGCGACATTCTTCTATCCCACTCCAAGCGCATGAAGGCCGTGCTGGACCGGCTCGGTGTGAAAAATGAGCTCTTCATCGCGCCGGGCGAGGTCCACGGCTTCGATGCCATGGTGTGGCGCCCTGCAGCACGGCAGAAGTGGGCCAGCCTGCACAGTTTTCTCGCACCGCACATGGCGGCCTAG
- the apaG gene encoding Co2+/Mg2+ efflux protein ApaG: MSTAVTQGIRVSVESVYVPEQSSPRAQRYVFAYTVKIHNEGTEGAQLRTRHWVITDGNGRIEEVRGPGVVGQQPFLRPGDHFEYTSGCVLTTPRGEMHGTYQMHRSDGRAFDATIAPFTLALPYSLN, from the coding sequence GTGTCCACCGCCGTCACACAAGGGATTCGGGTCTCGGTCGAGTCCGTGTACGTTCCCGAGCAATCGTCCCCCCGCGCGCAGCGTTACGTCTTCGCGTACACCGTGAAGATTCACAACGAGGGCACGGAGGGGGCGCAGCTTCGCACGCGCCATTGGGTCATCACCGATGGCAACGGTCGCATCGAAGAGGTGCGTGGTCCGGGCGTCGTCGGCCAGCAGCCTTTTCTGCGGCCCGGCGATCACTTCGAGTACACGAGCGGCTGTGTTCTGACCACTCCGCGCGGGGAGATGCATGGCACGTATCAAATGCATCGCTCCGACGGCCGGGCCTTCGATGCGACCATCGCACCGTTTACGTTGGCCCTCCCATACTCGCTGAACTAG
- a CDS encoding IscS subfamily cysteine desulfurase → MSVNLPIFMDYHSTTPVDPRVIEEMIPYFTQKFGNAASRSHKFGWEAEEAVDYARERIASLINAQSSKEIVFTSGATESDNLAIKGVAEFYKDKGNHIITSVIEHKAILDTCKRLEKEGYTVTYLGVGKDGRVDPNEVANAITEKTILVTIMAANNEIGTIQPLEEIGKITRARGVLLHSDAVQIIGKAEFDVQKFNVDLASITAHKFYGPKGVGALYVRRSKPRVRLVAQMDGGGHERGNRSGTLNVPSIVGFGKAAEIAKNEWREEAARLSRLRERLRARIMENLEEVYVNGSLEHRLPGNLNLSFNFVEGEGLMMSIKDVAVSSGSACTSASLEPSYVLRALGVGDELAHSSIRFGMGRFTTEEEVDYVADLVVDKVNKLRDLSPLYEMHKEGIDLKSVSWVAH, encoded by the coding sequence ATGTCCGTCAACCTCCCGATCTTCATGGATTACCACTCGACGACCCCGGTCGACCCGCGCGTCATCGAGGAGATGATTCCGTACTTCACGCAGAAGTTCGGAAACGCCGCCAGCCGCAGCCACAAATTCGGTTGGGAGGCCGAAGAAGCTGTCGACTATGCCCGCGAGCGCATTGCCTCGCTCATCAACGCGCAGAGCTCGAAGGAAATCGTCTTCACCTCCGGCGCGACCGAGTCGGACAATCTGGCCATCAAGGGCGTTGCCGAGTTCTACAAGGACAAAGGCAATCACATCATCACGTCCGTCATCGAGCACAAGGCGATTCTGGACACGTGCAAGCGCCTCGAAAAAGAGGGCTACACGGTCACGTACCTGGGCGTTGGCAAAGACGGGCGGGTGGATCCGAACGAGGTGGCCAACGCCATCACGGAAAAGACGATCCTCGTGACCATCATGGCCGCCAACAACGAGATTGGCACCATCCAGCCGCTCGAGGAGATTGGCAAAATCACGCGCGCCCGCGGCGTGCTGCTGCATAGCGATGCCGTGCAGATCATCGGCAAGGCGGAGTTCGACGTGCAGAAGTTCAACGTCGACCTGGCCTCCATCACCGCGCACAAGTTCTACGGTCCGAAGGGCGTCGGCGCCCTCTACGTGCGCCGCTCCAAGCCGCGCGTGCGCTTGGTGGCCCAGATGGACGGCGGCGGCCATGAGCGCGGAAACCGCTCGGGTACCTTGAACGTTCCCTCCATCGTCGGCTTCGGCAAAGCGGCGGAAATCGCCAAAAACGAGTGGCGCGAGGAGGCCGCCCGGCTCTCGCGTCTGCGCGAGCGTCTGCGTGCCCGCATCATGGAGAACCTCGAGGAGGTCTACGTGAACGGCTCGCTCGAGCACCGCCTGCCCGGCAATTTGAACCTGTCCTTCAACTTCGTGGAGGGCGAGGGTTTGATGATGTCCATCAAGGACGTCGCGGTCAGCTCTGGCTCCGCATGCACGTCGGCGAGCCTCGAACCGAGCTACGTCCTGCGGGCTCTCGGTGTCGGCGACGAGTTGGCGCACTCGAGCATTCGATTCGGCATGGGACGCTTTACGACCGAGGAAGAAGTCGACTACGTAGCGGACCTTGTCGTCGACAAGGTCAACAAGCTTCGCGACCTATCCCCGCTCTACGAGATGCACAAAGAGGGCATCGACCTAAAATCGGTCAGCTGGGTAGCTCACTAG